In Adhaeribacter swui, the genomic window CTTTAGCCATGCTTTGTATTCCGGTAATTTCTACCTGGATCATTAATACTTCCGGGGTAGGCCAGGCCATCGGCTCCGTAGTCCGCGGCGGCATGACATCGGGCCGGATGATGCAGTAAACTTTTAATCCCATAAAACCATGATTAAAACATTAGAAAACAAGATAAAATTAGCTTTTGCCGTAAGCGTCGGCAGCTTTATTACCAGCCTGGCAGTCGTTGGTTTTGTTTGCTTCTTTGCCTATTCGCTGATCAATGACCAGCGCAAAAAAATATACGTGCTCGATCATAACGTACCTCTTCTGGTGCAGCAAACCAATTTAGGGGTAAACCGGCAGGTAGAAATGGAAAGCCATATTAATATGTTCCACCTCTTATTTTTCACCCTGCCCCCGGATGATGCTTATATTAAAAATAACCTGACGAAAGCAATGTACCTGGTGGATGAAACCGGCCTGGCCCAGTACAATAACTTAAAAGAAAAAGGGTACTACAACTCCATCCTGGCCAGCTCTGCGCTGCTAACCATTCAAACCGATAGCATTGTAATTGATGCGAACCGTCATTTTCGCTACTACGCCAAGCAGCGCTTAGAGCGGGAAACTTCCATTCTTAAACGCTTGCTGGTAACGGAAGGCGACTTACAGGATGTGCCACGCACCGAAAACAACCCCCATGGCTTTATTATCAAAAACTGGAAAACCGTCATAAATAAAGACCTGGAGCATGAAGCCAAGAAATCCTTTTAGCCACCTTTTTGATTGGTATGCTAACGCCCGGGAACGGGTACAGCAATATGCGGCCCGGTACCCGGAGCGGATTATTGCCGGCATGTTTATTATCCTGCTCTTTGCGGTGGCCGCGCTGCTCATTTCCAAAGCAACCCATAAAAATTCTTATGCCGGCTCCATACATTTTATTTCCGATAAGCTTAGCCTTCCCCATAAACCCGTAACAAAGCCGGGGCATTCCCTTGGTTCGGATATGATAGATGTATTGGATGCTTACCGGGAAGCCAGCGCCATTAATCCGGATAGTATCACCGCCAAAGACAGCCTTTTACTAAAAGAAATTGATAAAGACCTAAACCGTATTTTAGATGAACAAGATTGATTTTAAAAAACCGAAGTACGTGCTCCCCATCATTGTGCTGCCATTTATCTGCATCATCAACTGGGTATGTCTGGATTTCTTTCCTGCGGCCAAGGCGAAAGATCCGAAGCACACTTTACAGGAAGAAGAACAAATCATAACGGCGCTACCGGACCCGGAACTAGCAAAAAAAGACATTAACAATAAACTGGGCGCCGGGTTAGCAGAACATAAACACGACCGGGATTATTCGGCAGTCCGGGAAATTGAAGAGGAACAAGCCCCCGAGAGCACTTACCGCAGCGTTTACACAGAAGAAGAAAAAAGGATTATTGACAGCATGAACACCGCTGCGCTGACCAATAAACCCAATGCTGACTTTATGGGGCAGGTGGAAAAACGGCAGCGCACAGACCGCAGCCGTTACCTGGCATCTTCCCCCGGTGCCCGCTCCCGACCCCGCCGAATAGAAACGCCCGAAGAACGGGAAATGCGCCTGTTTAAAGCCCAGATGAAATACATTGATAGTTTGGGCAAGGCCTCTGAAGCTCCGGCAAAACCCACTCTGCAAAATCGCATGCAAGAACCAGTATCGCCCAAAGAAGAAGTTTCGGAAGCAATGGCTGTTCGCAAAACAGCGAACCCCAACACCGCTTACTTTAACACGGTTAAAAATGATGGCCCGGAACAATTCATCAAAGCTATTTTGGATGAAGGTTTAAAATTAAGGCAAGGTGGCCGGATCCGGGTTCGGCTGCTGGATGATATTTACGTGAGTGATTACGAAATCGAAAAGGGGAGTTACCTCTACGGCATTGTAAGCGGGTTTTCGGCGCAGCGGGTAGAAATTACAATCAGTTCGCTGCTTTACGGTAACCAGATTATACCGGTGAACCTGAGTATTTATGATAACGATGGTTTGGGTGGCCTGTACGTTCCAGCCTCGCAGTTCCGGGAGTTTACCAAAGAACTTGCCTCCAACACCACCAGCGGCCAAAGTATCAACCTGGACAATGGCCCCGACAACACCAATCAAATGGTTTTTTCTATGCTGGAGAAAATGGCGCAAACCACTACCAGGGCCGTTAGTCGTTCGGCCCGGCAGAACAAGGCCAAGCTCAAATACAACACTGTAGTTTACTTAATTGATAATAAAGCCAAGAAATAAAATGAAAAACATCTTATCTGTTTTAATCGCGTTGGCTATCGGCCTTCCCGGTTTCTGCCAAACTAAAACCACTCCGGTTATTTATGTGAACGAAAGTATTTCCACGCACTTTATCAGCCCGGAGCCCATCAAGTACGTCGATATTTCCACAGATGAAATTGCCGGCGATATACCGGTGGATAATATTTTCCGGATAAAGCCCAAGCACGCCAACGCTAAACCCGGCATTGTTACCATCGTGGGGGAACGGTACATGGTCCAGTATAAACTCAGCTACGCGGCTACCAACCAAGCATCCACAGAAGTTAGAATTGACCCAACGCTGGTAGATGATTATTTAAACCCCGGCGTATCCATGAGCCAGCAGGATATGAAGCGCTTTTCCCTTCTGGCCATCCAACGGCAACCTAAAAAGAATGTGGCGGTTTCCCGAAGCAATAAAATGGTAGCGACGGTAAATAATATCTATACTATCGGAGACTACTTTTTTATTGATGTGTCGATGCGAAATAAAAGTAATATCAAATATGATATAGACCAGATCCGCTTTAAAATCGAAGGTAAAAAACAGGTGAAGGCCACCAACTTCCAGCAACTCGAAGTACACCCCGTGCACCAGCTGCAGTACCTGGACAGCTTTAAACATAAGTACCGCAATGTATTTGTGTTTCAGAAATTCACCTTCCCGGATGAAAAAGTATTTAACATAGAAGTAGCTGAAAAACAGGTAAGCGGCCGCACGATTTCCGTGAAAATAGACTATAAAGATGTTTTAAAAGCCGATACTCTCTGATAAAACGATGGAAGAATCAAGCGAACAAAAAAAGATTTACGCCTTTTTGCAGGCGGTGGTTTATTTCACGCTGTTTGTGGAGTTTATAGTATACTTTTTACAGGATGCGGCATTTACGGAGAGCTTCCGTCTGGTGCTCCACCGGCTGCAGCGGATAACCATTTACCAGCACATCTATCTATCCAAAGCCTTTACTTTCTTTTTGATTTTGATCGTGGCCATTGGCACCAAAGCCCGAAAGGATCTGGAGTACAATCCGGTGAAACACGTTTACCTACCCTTGTTCTTCGGGTTTATTTTCTTTTTTGGCAGTGGCTACTTTTATTACCATCCCAGCAGTAAGATTTTATTTGATGGGGTAACCACTACGGAGGCCGTGTATATGGTTTGCTCACTTATCGGCGCGGTGCTGATCAATATTGCCCTGGATAATATTTCCAAGCACATTCAAAGCGGGCTGATGAAAGATAAATTCAACGTCGAGAATGAATCTTTTGAGCAAAGCCAGGAGCTGATCAACACGCCATACAGCGTAAACATACCCATGCTCTTTTACTATAAAAAGAAGATAAACCCCGGTTTCATCAACATTGTAAACCCTTTCCGTGCTACGCTGCTGATTGGTACACCCGGCTCGGGTAAATCTTTTTCAGTGGTAGTGCCCTTTATCAAGCAAATGATGGCAAAAGGTTTTACCATGGCCCTGTATGATTTCAAGTTTCCGGACTTAGGCAAAGTGGCTTATTACCATTACCTGGTTAATAAGAAAAAGGGCATAATGAAAGATTTTAAGTTTCACACCATCAACTTTAACAGCGTAGAACATAGCCGGCGGTTTAACCCATTAAAACCGGAGTATCTACCCACCCTGGCCGATGCCACCGAAACCGCGGAGGCCTTATTGCAAAGCTTAACCAAGAATGATAAAGAGTCCGGCGCCGCCCAGTTTTTTACCCAGTCGGCGGTAAACTTTCTGGCCAGTTGCATCTTTTTTTTAAGCCGCTACCAGGACGGTAAATATTCTACCTTCCCGCACGTGCTGTCTTTTATCAATTTAAGTTATGATGAGATTTTTGAAATGCTTTTTTCTGAGCCGCAGTTAACCAGTTTGCTTGCCCCTTTCCGGTCCGCGTATAAGAATAAAGCTTTTGATCAGCTGGAGGGCCAGATAGGTACGCTCCGGATTAACGTGGGCCGCCTGGCCACCAAGGAAACTTACTGGGTTTTATCCGGGGATGATATTAATTTAAAAATAACGGATCCTAAAAACCCATCTATTTTAATCATTGCCAATGACCCGGCCACCCAGAGTATTAATAGCGCCTGCAACGCCCTGATATTAAACCGCATGACCAAGCTTATAAATTCAAAGGGGAACCTGCCCTGTGGCTTGCTCATAGATGAATCTCCTACCTTGTACGTGCATAAGGTAGAAAACTTGATTGCTACTGCCAGAAGCAATAAAATAGCCGTTCTTTTAGGCCTTCAGGAGTTGCCGCAGTTGAAGCAACAGTACGGCCGGGAAGCGGCTGATACTATCTGCTCGGTCGCTGCCAATGTTATTTCCGGGTCGGTGCGGAACAAAGATACTTTGGATTGGCTGGAAAAACTTTTTGGCAAAGTAAGGCAACAGAAGCAGGGGGTTAGCATCGATCGGAGCCGGACATCTATTTCTATGAATGAAGAGATGGGCCCCTTGATTCCTGCTTCAAAAATTGCTACCTTATCTGCCGGGGAAGTCGTTGGGCAAGTGGCACTTGATAGCAATAATTACGATGGCCAGCACGTAAACAGTACGTATAACTGTAAAGTGAATTTAGATGTAAAACAGATTGCAAAAGAAGAGGAATTATACATAAATACGCCAATCTTTTATAATTTTGGAACACCGTCGGAGCGGGATAAAACATTAGAAAAAAACTTCGCCAGAATCAATAAAGAAATGGAATCACTTAAAGATTATTTCTACGCATGAAATTAACGCTACCAGAAATCGGAGAACGGTTGCAGACCTTTAGAAAGACATTAGGGTTCACGCAAAAAGACATAGCTGAATCGCTAAATGTGCAGCAAAATGCGATATCCCGGTTTGAAAAGGGATCGGGGGGAAGCCTGGAGCTGCTTCTGGATCTGGTAAATTATTTCGATGGGCACTTTCTGGCTTATTCGCTTTTTGCCGATCAGTTTGAAGTAATTAAGCGTGGGGAAGATGTGCCCGGTAATACCATTTACAATAAGATTGCCTTGGAGCGGCTGAAAGTTTTAAAAAACGACCTGGCCGAAAAAACAGAAGAGGTAGCGGAAATCATTAATTTAATGGAAACCAAAGAAGATTAATTGTTACCCAATGCCGTTATTTTTCTGCGGTAGTTGAGTTCGGTAGCGCGATAAATTTCATCTAAAAAAGGGGTAGGGTTAACAATCCTGCCTTTATATTTTAGGGCAAAGTGCAGGTGATCCCCGGTGCTGCGGCCGGTACTACCCGTTAACCCAATCAGAGTGCCGGCTTTGATATACATCCCTTCCCTTACTGCAATACCTGACAGGTGGCCATACACCGTAGTAAAATCAGCGTGGGTTACTTCCACGTAGTTCCCCAGCCCACCAGAATAACCCACCTTACTAACCCTGCCGGGTAAAATTACCATTACTGAATCCGAAGCTCCTTTAAAATCAATGCCCGCGTGAAACCTGGTTTTCCCGGTTAATGGATCCATCCGGTTACCGTAGCCACTATTAATGTACGGAGCGGTGAGCGGCATGGAGGCGGCCAGATAATCTGGCTTTACGGAGGCGGGTTTAGGCAAATTTTCCGGATTTGATGTTGTACCTGGTTGGTTTACCGTGTCTGCCTGTATCTCTAACAAAGGCTTCTGCTTTTTAACCGTGTTAAATTGCGCCTGGGTCGAAGAAGCAATTAAAAAGAAAAGAATTAAAAGTAAAGAGAGTTTCATTTTAATATCTTTTTAATGTATATAAATATAATTTTTAACATTAAAAAATATACAAATATCATTTGTTACGTAATAATAGCTATTATTTAGGGCGAATTTGTATATTTACTTAATTACACTAAAAAAATATACATTTAATAATATTTTCTATGAAGTTCGACATAAAAGACCTGCCTTATTCTCAATTTGAGCAGTTGGGTATGAGCAAAAGAGACGTTATTAAAATGAATCCCCAGGATTTAGCCAGCATGCTAAATGGCGGTCGAACGAACTTGATACCTTTAACTATTGCTTTAGGAAATGGAATAAACCCAATTGAAGCCGAAGTAAAATTAAGCCTGGTCCGCAACCCGGATAATACGGTTTCATTGAATGTACACCCGATACAAAACCAGCCTAAAAACACCATTGGCGCTATTCCGGCGCAATGGGAGCAGCTTCTTAAAGGGGAAATAATTATTAAGGAAGCTAAAACTTTCAATGGGAGCGTGGAGCCGCATCTTTACCAATTAGATAAACAAACCAACGAGCTCCTTTCAGCCCGGGTAAACAGCATTCAGGTTCCTAATTTTATTCAGGGCATCGCTATTTCCTCGGAGCAAAAAGAACAATTAAAACAAGGCCAGGCCATTGAGCTGGAGGGCAAGAGTGCTAAAGAAGGCTTTGTTATTCGCCTGGACTTAAACGAAGCCCGCGGCTACAAACTACTTACCCGGGAGCAATCTATGGAGCAGGCGCCAGGCATAAAGCCCAATTTACCGCTGGAAGAATTTAGTATCAAGGAAACACCACGGACCACTATTAAAATGTAAACCTGCTGGCCATGAATTTTCAAGAATATAAAGAGCGCATTCCCATTACGTCGGTAGCAGAATCTTTAGGCTACCAGGTTAACTTGAAAAAAGGCCGTAACCCGTTGGAGTTTAAACACGCCGATGGGGATACTGTTTTGATTGACCCGGTGAAGGAGCTTTACTATAACCGTGATGGTACCAATGACCGGGGCGATGTGATCGCTTTTGTAAAAAACCGGCTAACCCGCTTTAACGTTTCTTTTCAGCACGAGATTGTAGGCATTAATAAGGTGCTGCAATCCTACGCCAATGAAGGGCCTGCTCCAGCAAGAAACTACCATGTTCCTGAGTCAAGAAATTTTGACCATCGCCGTTATGAAGTGGCTAAATCTTCTCTCTTTAAGTTGCACTATCTGTCGCAGGAGCGGGGCCTGGACCCGGAAACAATTAAACACTTTGCCCCATTTATCAACCTGGTTAAAGATACTGCCCAGGCCAGCGGCCGGCCATACGAAAACATAGGCTTTCCTTTAACTAAACCCGGAAGTAATGAAGTAGTTGGGTGGGATTTAAGGAACTATGGCTTTAAGGGTGTAGCCGCCGGCAGTGACCGCCAAAACGGGATGTGGATTGCTGATTTTGCCGGTAAGCCAGAGCGAACGCTGCATGTCTATTTTGGTGAAAACCCGATTGATTTAATGAGCTTCTACCAACTTTATAAAAATAAGCTGGACGTAGAGAATGCAGCCTTTATCAGCTTCGGCGGCGGTATAGCTAAGAGCCAGATGAAAGCAGCGCTTAGCTACTGGCCCGAGGCCAAAAAGCACACCATATTTGATAATGACTACCAAGGCAAGATGTACGATATCGCCATGGCCGTACACCTGAGCAATAAAAATATTCCTTTGCCCGAGAAGAAAGCCGACAGCTTATTATTTAAACTACCAGGCAAAGAGTTTGAAATCGCAATAGATAAAATTAGTCTGAAAGCTTTCGAAACCGCCTCCGGTATAAGGTCCGGAATTACTGTGCATAAGGCCACCGGCCAAAGCAACGGGGTACCCTTCAAAGATTTTAATGACATTATTCATCCAAAGAATAACACGACAAGCCAACAAAAGACGTTTAGGCTTTAACCATTTACTTTTAGCAATATGAAAACTTTAAATTACTTATTCGGATTGTTGTTTTTTACCTTGTTTTTAGCCGGTTGTTCCGATAAAAAGGATGATCCGGATCCGGTAGATGAAACCGCCACTTTTCGGGTAGATTTTTCTCAGTCAGGCGATTACCAGAAATTTACTAAAATCCTGACCATTAGCGGCGGGGAGTTTAAATACCGTGGCACCAATGATATCGTGCCAGCTGCTTTAATCGGGGATGATTTAAATACCGCTGGCTTTTCGGTGGAGGCTTCCAATGTTCGGGAATTAAAGATTTCCGCTTTAACGGATTTCTCACCGGTAGAAGATGCCCCGGCCACTATGACTATGAAATTTTCTGTTTTCCGGAATGGCACCTTGCTGGAGGAGAAAACCTTTACTTACACGGATGCCACCAAAGATAAAAGTGAAGATTTAACGTATAAGGCTAAGTAACATTAGCCTTTTTTATTGCTCTTTCCTGCCGGCACTTCTCTTCCCTTTTGTATTCTTCTTCTGATAAAACCGGGTACCAGTATTTTACCTGTTGATCAATCCATATCTGAGCGGCCATGGCCACCGAGCGAAGCACGTGTTTATTGCTCATGGTTTTACAAAAGGGAGGAAAAGGGTTTTATTCTAATAAATCCAATTGCCACCAGTCCGAATACTTTATATTTAACCGGGGCTTCCATAATTTAATGCTCCGCTTCTCATAGCGTAACGCTTCTTCTTTACTGGTAAACTCCTTAAAATAAACCCAGCTGGCACCGGCTATTTTGCGGGAGTGCTTCACCAGGCGCCAATAAAGGGAACTGGTACACCCAATGTACACCGGCCGGACGTGCGCCGAGGTTGGTTCCTGGTCGAAAATAAAATAAACGTAATGCTTGGCTTTAACTTCCTTCCACCGCTTAAGTAAGTGCTTTCGGCAATACCGGCTCATCTCCATCCGGAAGGAGTACCAATCGTGTAGGCGGAGTTGGGAAAGAGTGGTCATTTACATAGTAATTTTTTGTATTAGCTAATAGAATAGGTAACAAATTATTGATAATCAGTATTTAAGGATATGTAGAATAACTTCATAATTAAAGATTCACTTAATCATCTTATAATTATGAAACAATCTATAACTTTCCTCCTAGCATTATTTAGTGTACTTATGGTAACGCCATTTATAACTCTGGCACAAGACGACCCTGATGATGGGTATGTTATCAGAATAGGCCATAGTTATACTTTTACCTCAAGCACTAAAGTAACGGAATGTGACATCAATGGTAATGTTGCAGATGTAACAAAGCAAATAGCAGCCCCTACTAATTCTAGTTTTTATGTTTTTGACCAAGTTGATGCCACAAGTGTAATTATCTATTTTTGGGATTGGGCTGACAAAAGCAATTTATCAAAAACATTTAACTATACTTATAGCGGAGATACAAAAGGTGAAAGAAAATACTTTCGGGTTTCCATTGCGAACTTGAAAAATAAAGCAATTCCGCGCTACATTAGATGGAAAACTACTCTTACGGCTGGAACAGCTATCATTCCTATAAAAGTTAGATTCAACAATTTTGACTTCAACAAAGACTTTACTTTGGGGCCAACTATAGGAGTTAGATGGAGAATAGCTAAGCATACAGACAACTTTCTAAATGCAATGCTTGGCTTTGGGGTTACCTCTGTTACCTTAGATAGTGCCTCAACAGATGGAGCTTTGAAAGCAAATACAGATAGATTTGCAGTAACTCCTTCTTTTGGATTATTACTTGAGTTTGATAATGTTCAAGTAGGTCTTTTCACTGGCATGGATTACCTATCCAAGAAAGAAAAC contains:
- a CDS encoding DUF4099 domain-containing protein — encoded protein: MKFDIKDLPYSQFEQLGMSKRDVIKMNPQDLASMLNGGRTNLIPLTIALGNGINPIEAEVKLSLVRNPDNTVSLNVHPIQNQPKNTIGAIPAQWEQLLKGEIIIKEAKTFNGSVEPHLYQLDKQTNELLSARVNSIQVPNFIQGIAISSEQKEQLKQGQAIELEGKSAKEGFVIRLDLNEARGYKLLTREQSMEQAPGIKPNLPLEEFSIKETPRTTIKM
- a CDS encoding helix-turn-helix domain-containing protein, encoding MKLTLPEIGERLQTFRKTLGFTQKDIAESLNVQQNAISRFEKGSGGSLELLLDLVNYFDGHFLAYSLFADQFEVIKRGEDVPGNTIYNKIALERLKVLKNDLAEKTEEVAEIINLMETKED
- a CDS encoding type IV secretory system conjugative DNA transfer family protein yields the protein MEESSEQKKIYAFLQAVVYFTLFVEFIVYFLQDAAFTESFRLVLHRLQRITIYQHIYLSKAFTFFLILIVAIGTKARKDLEYNPVKHVYLPLFFGFIFFFGSGYFYYHPSSKILFDGVTTTEAVYMVCSLIGAVLINIALDNISKHIQSGLMKDKFNVENESFEQSQELINTPYSVNIPMLFYYKKKINPGFINIVNPFRATLLIGTPGSGKSFSVVVPFIKQMMAKGFTMALYDFKFPDLGKVAYYHYLVNKKKGIMKDFKFHTINFNSVEHSRRFNPLKPEYLPTLADATETAEALLQSLTKNDKESGAAQFFTQSAVNFLASCIFFLSRYQDGKYSTFPHVLSFINLSYDEIFEMLFSEPQLTSLLAPFRSAYKNKAFDQLEGQIGTLRINVGRLATKETYWVLSGDDINLKITDPKNPSILIIANDPATQSINSACNALILNRMTKLINSKGNLPCGLLIDESPTLYVHKVENLIATARSNKIAVLLGLQELPQLKQQYGREAADTICSVAANVISGSVRNKDTLDWLEKLFGKVRQQKQGVSIDRSRTSISMNEEMGPLIPASKIATLSAGEVVGQVALDSNNYDGQHVNSTYNCKVNLDVKQIAKEEELYINTPIFYNFGTPSERDKTLEKNFARINKEMESLKDYFYA
- a CDS encoding DUF3991 domain-containing protein — its product is MNFQEYKERIPITSVAESLGYQVNLKKGRNPLEFKHADGDTVLIDPVKELYYNRDGTNDRGDVIAFVKNRLTRFNVSFQHEIVGINKVLQSYANEGPAPARNYHVPESRNFDHRRYEVAKSSLFKLHYLSQERGLDPETIKHFAPFINLVKDTAQASGRPYENIGFPLTKPGSNEVVGWDLRNYGFKGVAAGSDRQNGMWIADFAGKPERTLHVYFGENPIDLMSFYQLYKNKLDVENAAFISFGGGIAKSQMKAALSYWPEAKKHTIFDNDYQGKMYDIAMAVHLSNKNIPLPEKKADSLLFKLPGKEFEIAIDKISLKAFETASGIRSGITVHKATGQSNGVPFKDFNDIIHPKNNTTSQQKTFRL
- a CDS encoding M23 family metallopeptidase; amino-acid sequence: MKLSLLLILFFLIASSTQAQFNTVKKQKPLLEIQADTVNQPGTTSNPENLPKPASVKPDYLAASMPLTAPYINSGYGNRMDPLTGKTRFHAGIDFKGASDSVMVILPGRVSKVGYSGGLGNYVEVTHADFTTVYGHLSGIAVREGMYIKAGTLIGLTGSTGRSTGDHLHFALKYKGRIVNPTPFLDEIYRATELNYRRKITALGNN
- the traK gene encoding conjugative transposon protein TraK; this encodes MIKTLENKIKLAFAVSVGSFITSLAVVGFVCFFAYSLINDQRKKIYVLDHNVPLLVQQTNLGVNRQVEMESHINMFHLLFFTLPPDDAYIKNNLTKAMYLVDETGLAQYNNLKEKGYYNSILASSALLTIQTDSIVIDANRHFRYYAKQRLERETSILKRLLVTEGDLQDVPRTENNPHGFIIKNWKTVINKDLEHEAKKSF
- the traM gene encoding conjugative transposon protein TraM, which codes for MNKIDFKKPKYVLPIIVLPFICIINWVCLDFFPAAKAKDPKHTLQEEEQIITALPDPELAKKDINNKLGAGLAEHKHDRDYSAVREIEEEQAPESTYRSVYTEEEKRIIDSMNTAALTNKPNADFMGQVEKRQRTDRSRYLASSPGARSRPRRIETPEEREMRLFKAQMKYIDSLGKASEAPAKPTLQNRMQEPVSPKEEVSEAMAVRKTANPNTAYFNTVKNDGPEQFIKAILDEGLKLRQGGRIRVRLLDDIYVSDYEIEKGSYLYGIVSGFSAQRVEITISSLLYGNQIIPVNLSIYDNDGLGGLYVPASQFREFTKELASNTTSGQSINLDNGPDNTNQMVFSMLEKMAQTTTRAVSRSARQNKAKLKYNTVVYLIDNKAKK
- a CDS encoding GIY-YIG nuclease family protein, which translates into the protein MTTLSQLRLHDWYSFRMEMSRYCRKHLLKRWKEVKAKHYVYFIFDQEPTSAHVRPVYIGCTSSLYWRLVKHSRKIAGASWVYFKEFTSKEEALRYEKRSIKLWKPRLNIKYSDWWQLDLLE
- the traN gene encoding conjugative transposon protein TraN; amino-acid sequence: MKNILSVLIALAIGLPGFCQTKTTPVIYVNESISTHFISPEPIKYVDISTDEIAGDIPVDNIFRIKPKHANAKPGIVTIVGERYMVQYKLSYAATNQASTEVRIDPTLVDDYLNPGVSMSQQDMKRFSLLAIQRQPKKNVAVSRSNKMVATVNNIYTIGDYFFIDVSMRNKSNIKYDIDQIRFKIEGKKQVKATNFQQLEVHPVHQLQYLDSFKHKYRNVFVFQKFTFPDEKVFNIEVAEKQVSGRTISVKIDYKDVLKADTL
- a CDS encoding beta-barrel fold lipoprotein, which codes for MKTLNYLFGLLFFTLFLAGCSDKKDDPDPVDETATFRVDFSQSGDYQKFTKILTISGGEFKYRGTNDIVPAALIGDDLNTAGFSVEASNVRELKISALTDFSPVEDAPATMTMKFSVFRNGTLLEEKTFTYTDATKDKSEDLTYKAK